In Vicia villosa cultivar HV-30 ecotype Madison, WI unplaced genomic scaffold, Vvil1.0 ctg.001605F_1_1, whole genome shotgun sequence, the sequence TTCAATACAAATAAAATTTTGACAGTAACACATTTACCAGAGTTTTAAGATAAACCACGAGTATAGATACATAAATAGATAAATTGTAGCATTTTATTCTAATGGAAGAACATACTGTGACGGAACGAGTGGACTATAAATTATGTTTGGCTCCACAATCTCACCAAGAACCAATAAGCCGCCACCGTTACTATCTCCTTTCAAGCAGTGTGAGAACACTCTTGGTGCTATTCCTTGTGAAGAGAGCTGAGAAATTACTGACATTCCCTGTTGCCCAAATCCAAATATACCGTCGATTGCTCTATCCGACTTTGTCAAGTCCCCACTCTGCTGGTTGCTACAACTGTTACATTCCACAGCACAATATAAAAGACAATGCTTTCCAAGTTCAAATCaacaaatatgaaaaagaaaaaaaagtaaggTACTGTCGAAATTGCCTTATTTGAGCTTATCTCCTAACATAATCGCTCGCGAAACAATTTATGACATGTCCATGAACTGTTCTTAACTTATTTCAACAAACTCTCTAAGATAGCTGATGAAAACAGCTTATAATTTATGTGAAAATAATTCGgctttattttatttgttgttaTAGAAATAACTGATACATAAACACTTACCAGATAAGTGTTTAGTTAAGTTTTTTATCTAAGCAAGGTCTAAATATGAATCTAATTTCAGACTCACCCAAAAACGACAGGCGCCGATGAATTTGACAACAAAGATTCCTCAGAAATACTAGCAAAATGCATCAAGTCCGACACATAATAGCCGGACGTCCCACTACCATCTCCATACTGGAATATATAAGTGCATTGATTGTTCCGACTGGAGCAACTGCTATCTGATGACTGGACTCCGTTCTTACACCTTTGGTCAGAACAAGAGATAAATGTAGATGTTGAAGAACTTCTAGGGTCAAAGTAATTCAGCTGaatctgtaacaaaaaaaaacagcaatAATGTAAAAACTTCAAAACTCCCACAAGTATCTTGATCAAGGTTTAAAAACACGGCCACCAAAAACGTTATTAGAAGGTGCCGATTCTGATACCGTTGTTCACACCACTTTTATGATAAAGAACAAATTGTGGTTAATTCACACTGCAATGACCGTAATCAGTAATGCAACACCTATAGCGACTGAAACCGCGAAAGCCATTACACAAATGCAACGCGACTGCGACCTTTATTTAAAACATTGATCTTGATCTCATTGTTATAGCATTGAATTAACAAAAAGTAACAGGTAATTTACCTGGAGACCACTTGTTTGTGGACAACCGATGCAGGAAGCACAAGTCACCCAGAGAACATCACTTCCGGTGTCAATCTGCACATAAAATTCTCTCGGAGGAGTACCCAAATTCACCTTTGTAAAGTAAAGCCTGAAATAGGCCATAAAAACATAAGGCAAAGCAAGAGTATTGAAGGAGGGAAATTTAGAGAACTATCTGAGTGTTTGGTTCTGCTCTTACAAAAATTGATTATGAATAAATTAATTTGGTAAAAACTTCTTTGAAtgtgaattgatttatgtttaaaTTCATTCATATGAAAATGTGTTAAACAATAAACTCAATtctagaaagaaaaaataaataaattctcatTTTTGGAGTTCAAATTAATTTTACTCAAAACATTCATAAGTGTTAAAACTAATTGTCCAAATCCTTAACCAATTCTATCCTTAAGTTAATATGGCCGAGTTGGTCTAAGACACCTCATTATAACAAACTtgtaataataaagaaaaaagaaaaagtaacaaacaaatttgatagaagaaagaaTTACCCAGCTTTGGAGGTATCAAAGGATCCTTTAACAGGAAAATTAACAACATAGCTAGTAGACTGCAAAAACCTTCGATGTCTAACACTATCTAATTCTCTGAGGTAACTCAATTCAACTCCGTGATTCGTAGGAAAAGCTCTTTCAAGTGATAGAATCACCGGAGATGAAGAAACAGCAGCCGCGGAGAGAATCGCGACGGTGAAGAGG encodes:
- the LOC131635998 gene encoding aspartic proteinase 36-like; amino-acid sequence: MITAVILFTVAILSAAAVSSSPVILSLERAFPTNHGVELSYLRELDSVRHRRFLQSTSYVVNFPVKGSFDTSKAGLYFTKVNLGTPPREFYVQIDTGSDVLWVTCASCIGCPQTSGLQIQLNYFDPRSSSTSTFISCSDQRCKNGVQSSDSSCSSRNNQCTYIFQYGDGSGTSGYYVSDLMHFASISEESLLSNSSAPVVFGCSNQQSGDLTKSDRAIDGIFGFGQQGMSVISQLSSQGIAPRVFSHCLKGDSNGGGLLVLGEIVEPNIIYSPLVPSQPHYNLNLLSISVGGQVLPIDSAIFATSNNRGTIIDSGTTLAYIAEEAYNPFINAITAAIPQSVRTVLSRGNQCYLVTTSLDMFPQVSLNFAGGASLVLGPQDYLIKQNYIGDGSVWCIGFQKIPGQDVTILGDLVLKDKIFVYDLAGQRIGWANYDCSLSVNVSASTGSGRSEFVSAGEISGSTSLRDESHELIKKRWVFALFIHITLICCFIFL